The Glycine soja cultivar W05 chromosome 3, ASM419377v2, whole genome shotgun sequence genome window below encodes:
- the LOC114406958 gene encoding uncharacterized protein LOC114406958 translates to MMLRSSSTPVLGSLLSSFTDSPNNNIHSETCHALKHFPPTTVPQHYHKLTFHQTGSSACGSSPISPSIGELERQNKGLIRRVQSDGNLQDLAFFSCSNEERFEFSDPSKRFSARHRSLVLETIPSFSTAKHNGLSEEEEDEEMESESEDGFSVLNGGKGVIFSEEVRVKDGVCRVSFGDQEEVSSGKEMYLAKGLGVECCGDGIGGCRGGGGGGGDHNPLGSGGNDGERHGVEEYYKKMVRENPGDPLFLRNYANFLYQCKQDREGAEEYYSRAILADPNDGEVLSQYGKLVWELHHNQERASSYFERAVQASPEDSHVQAAYASFLWDTEEDEDGINEPQSLPPHSHQGAVATAGA, encoded by the exons CACCAGTTCTTGGATCCCTCCTCTCTTCCTTCACAGATAGCCCTAACAACAATATTCACTCAGAAACCTGTCATGCACTGAAACACTTTCCACCAACCACTGTCCCACAACATTATCACAAACTTACTTTCCACCAAACTGGGTCCTCTGCATGTGGTTCTTCTCCAATCTCTCCCTCAATTGGTGAGCTTGAAAGGCAAAACAAAGGCTTGATCAGAAGAGTCCAATCTGATGGGAACTTGCAAGACTTGGCCTTCTTTTCTTGCAGCAATGAAGAAAGGTTTGAGTTTTCAGACCCTTCCAAGAGGTTTTCAGCTAGACACAGGAGCTTGGTGCTGGAGACCATTCCTTCTTTCTCTACTGCCAAGCACAATGGCTTGagtgaagaagaggaagatgaagaaatgGAAAGTGAGAGTGAAGATGGGTTCAGTGTGCTGAATGGTGGGAAGGGTGTAATATTCAGTGAAGAAGTGAGGGTGAAGGATGGAGTTTGTAGGGTGAGTTTTGGTGACCAGGAAGAGGTTAGTAGTGGTAAAGAAATGTATCTTGCAAAGGGACTTGGTGTAGAGTGCTGTGGTGATGGCATAGGTGGTTgtagaggtggtggtggaggtggtggtgatCATAATCCCTTGGGTTCTGGAGGAAATGATGGAGAAAGGCATGGAGTGGAAGAATATTACAAGAAAATGGTTAGGGAAAATCCTGGGGATCCTTTGTTTCTGAGGAATTATGCCAATTTTTTGTATCAG TGCAAACAAGACCGTGAAGGAGCAGAGGAGTATTATTCCCGTGCCATACTTGCAGACCCAAATGATGGAGAGGTTCTATCACAGTATGGGAAGTTAGTTTGGGAACTACATCACAACCAAGAACGTGCCTCCAGCTATTTTGAAAGAGCAGTCCAAGCCTCTCCTGAAGACAG CCATGTACAAGCAGCATATGCTAGTTTCCTTTGGGACACAGAGGAAGACGAGGATGGTATCAATGAACCACAAAGTTTACCGCCACATTCTCATCAAGGAGCTGTGGCTACTGCAGGTGCTTGA